From Mycoplasmopsis gallinacea, the proteins below share one genomic window:
- a CDS encoding LLM class flavin-dependent oxidoreductase, translated as MKKIELGISTFGETTKLQNTNKAISHTERIQNLVQEIELADKVGLDIYGIGEHHREDFAVSVPEIVLAAGAVKTKNIRLTSAVTVLSSSDPIRIYQNFSTIDALSNGRSEIMVGRGSFTESFPLFGYSLKDYDALFEEKLDMLTEINNNEKLVWHGNLTHSVYGKGVYPRATQEKLPIWVATGGNPVSVVNIAKRGLPIVFATIGGDPLRFKSLVDIYKRAWISFGHDPKDMKIAAHSWGWIEEDDQKAKDNYFIPTKELVDSIAKDRDHWRELTREQYDNETSLQGAIFAGNPEKVAEKIIRIMEGLELDRFMLHLPVGSMPHQDTLKAIELYGEKVAPIVKKYFQKKDAK; from the coding sequence ATGAAAAAAATTGAATTAGGAATTTCAACTTTTGGTGAAACTACCAAGTTGCAAAATACAAATAAAGCTATTTCACATACAGAAAGAATTCAGAACTTAGTACAGGAAATTGAACTTGCTGATAAAGTAGGTTTAGATATTTACGGAATCGGAGAGCACCACAGAGAAGATTTTGCTGTTTCAGTTCCTGAAATTGTTCTTGCAGCTGGTGCTGTAAAAACCAAAAACATTCGCCTTACAAGTGCGGTTACTGTTCTTTCATCTTCAGATCCAATTCGGATTTATCAAAATTTTTCAACAATAGATGCTTTAAGTAATGGTAGAAGCGAAATTATGGTTGGAAGAGGTTCTTTTACTGAATCATTCCCACTTTTTGGTTATAGTCTTAAAGATTACGATGCTCTTTTTGAAGAAAAACTTGATATGCTTACTGAAATTAATAATAATGAAAAGTTAGTATGACATGGAAATCTTACTCATTCAGTATATGGCAAAGGTGTTTATCCTAGAGCTACTCAAGAAAAATTACCAATTTGAGTAGCTACCGGTGGAAATCCTGTTTCAGTAGTAAATATTGCTAAAAGAGGTCTTCCAATTGTCTTTGCTACAATTGGTGGAGACCCACTTAGATTTAAATCGTTAGTCGATATTTACAAAAGAGCTTGAATATCTTTTGGACATGATCCAAAAGATATGAAAATAGCCGCTCATTCTTGAGGATGAATTGAAGAAGATGATCAAAAAGCCAAAGATAATTATTTTATCCCAACCAAAGAATTAGTAGATTCAATTGCAAAAGATCGTGATCATTGAAGAGAATTAACTAGAGAACAATATGATAATGAAACAAGTTTACAAGGAGCAATTTTTGCTGGTAACCCTGAAAAAGTAGCTGAAAAAATCATCAGAATTATGGAAGGTCTTGAACTTGATCGCTTTATGCTTCATCTTCCAGTTGGATCTATGCCACATCAAGATACTTTAAAAGCAATTGAGCTTTATGGAGAAAAAGTAGCTCCAATTGTAAAAAAATACTTTCAGAAAAAAGATGCAAAATAA
- a CDS encoding FMN-dependent NADH-azoreductase yields the protein MQKILFLNGLISKNKTSISNQFMNYIKKEYLRKSGKSQITEIDLNGTHVGTILNSNNAHNYYNLVDSLKWINILRETDKLIIFTPEINFSPSPVVKNFLDSILVAKETFNYSDFPNSQNKGNLTHLDVLIITTRGSKKAWYKWSSARNWIKQIWKFLRVKKVLTLEINGLNLEKNKKLSDKELINKYQKKIDKIINKFKR from the coding sequence GTGCAAAAGATACTATTTTTAAATGGGCTAATTAGTAAAAATAAAACTTCAATTTCAAATCAATTTATGAATTACATTAAAAAAGAATATTTGAGAAAAAGTGGAAAATCTCAAATTACAGAAATTGATTTAAATGGCACTCATGTTGGTACAATTTTAAACTCAAATAACGCTCACAATTACTACAATTTAGTTGATTCATTAAAGTGAATAAACATTCTTAGAGAAACTGATAAATTAATCATTTTTACTCCAGAAATTAATTTTAGTCCATCTCCAGTGGTAAAAAACTTTCTAGATTCAATTTTAGTTGCTAAAGAAACATTTAATTATAGTGATTTTCCTAACTCACAAAATAAGGGAAATTTAACTCATTTAGATGTTTTAATTATAACTACCAGAGGTTCTAAAAAAGCTTGATACAAATGATCTTCAGCACGAAATTGAATTAAACAAATATGAAAATTTTTAAGAGTTAAAAAGGTTTTAACTCTAGAAATTAATGGGTTAAATTTAGAGAAAAATAAGAAGCTTTCAGATAAGGAACTTATTAATAAATATCAAAAGAAAATTGACAAAATAATAAATAAATTTAAGAGGTAG
- a CDS encoding putative immunoglobulin-blocking virulence protein, whose protein sequence is MIRAKRNKLLKGLLVFSVSLVTAAITTSSIYLTRQKSDVDKQKGIEDEIVTPTLVDGVLILIKPENRSLGDQNIEQIQKTTINLVTLLPNEEKKVLVSFEIETTKNEEITMDISDRIPENYEIDPELNKNFEGSKIVVKIGQVNEIYLKEIKSIPTTVFEFYNGENKIGSSVSFTIGEKEELIRQYKTQIPEGYKLQTNADGETVEPEINLGELNKIQIEPIHKEYRTTIIYKDKQNNVIHTQKDIITLDDAKVNPRNYLPQGYEFLEDAQQQQSVAELPAGKTYTFLIKKTVKVHTTVVSYQLDGVQKATHTFTTYGDNSSITLEQLKKFKPNNLEIKKDYSTSSIVIGSSNNIVPLEKPRLKNTTRLIFKEKEPLKVVQDISITEFEDVQISLSSYIPSGYKLADGASSDIRRGQDNTYFVELIEKPKPKPEPKPEPTPVVPKEEKTPEITEIISEGGTLINPENERYEKPTTMPNVERGAISGELLKSQKAKIQSIKNILSKLSSDPNYKFNAEDLRPIYDTSHLSSDDANLFFERLSKLLNGATLKELGTATAFPYPDLTAEQQKISFQNQMNAYLKNADEYLAKGQILVFGTDFTNPYPRWGFASDDDNPAYVRQKELAKKRGFAHSGTNAKYGRNGDQLSKGDYPGWSKKQSTDRKYYSNGKPPAWKTDSSGRQWIGDGGISVWEYTPNDDNFEGLKQGKQKMAFMDASNPNAVRDIISFLKKNPEITGLFIKNIGTKNPDQDITDILRNIPSQIKNLSLGFDTQKILGLGELRNKTFTQVELLTSLRNADDNIGDASLPRYNYGWGIDPIAFQNVSYVAHDWTATKGWDNQGSSSVYYGPIQFNVIRPGKDTSWEDVKKGFDLVLDTKKDWRVFNGQFGDQGYPIKIDLSETQFTSLKEINLRKHKFRVIKLPSSGSKFTLNIADLGKAQYSTILAAWGPTEKPKILFGDERTNQVYLKGTLSDLRSGGKWVPELQALLIGMKNIGTVKTIIVDSQDVLNVIKNSGAWDSSFTIKLASESNSNQGGFDFD, encoded by the coding sequence ATGATTAGAGCAAAAAGAAACAAACTTTTAAAAGGTCTTTTGGTTTTTAGTGTTTCGCTTGTTACTGCTGCTATAACTACCTCGTCAATTTATTTAACGAGACAAAAAAGCGATGTAGATAAACAAAAAGGAATAGAAGATGAAATTGTAACACCTACACTAGTTGATGGTGTTTTAATTTTAATTAAACCTGAAAATAGATCACTTGGAGATCAAAACATTGAACAAATTCAAAAAACAACAATTAACTTAGTTACATTACTTCCTAATGAAGAAAAGAAAGTTCTTGTAAGTTTTGAAATTGAAACAACTAAAAATGAAGAAATAACAATGGATATTTCAGATAGAATTCCTGAAAATTATGAAATTGATCCTGAATTAAACAAAAATTTTGAAGGATCAAAAATTGTTGTTAAGATCGGTCAAGTAAATGAAATTTATCTTAAAGAAATTAAATCTATTCCTACAACTGTTTTTGAATTCTATAACGGAGAGAATAAAATTGGTTCTTCTGTTTCGTTTACAATTGGAGAGAAAGAAGAGTTAATTAGACAATATAAAACACAAATTCCTGAAGGGTATAAACTTCAAACTAATGCAGATGGTGAAACTGTAGAACCTGAAATTAATTTAGGAGAGCTTAATAAAATTCAAATTGAGCCAATTCATAAAGAATATAGAACTACAATCATCTATAAAGATAAACAAAATAATGTTATTCATACACAAAAAGATATTATTACTTTAGATGATGCTAAAGTTAACCCTAGAAATTATTTACCACAAGGTTATGAGTTTCTTGAAGATGCTCAGCAACAACAAAGTGTTGCTGAACTTCCTGCTGGTAAAACATATACTTTCTTGATTAAAAAGACTGTAAAAGTACACACTACAGTTGTAAGTTATCAACTTGATGGTGTTCAAAAAGCAACGCACACTTTCACAACTTATGGTGATAATAGTTCTATAACACTTGAACAACTTAAAAAATTCAAGCCAAATAATTTAGAAATTAAAAAAGATTATAGCACTTCTTCAATTGTTATTGGGAGTTCAAATAACATTGTTCCACTTGAAAAACCTAGATTAAAAAACACTACTAGATTAATTTTTAAAGAAAAAGAGCCATTGAAAGTTGTGCAAGATATAAGTATTACTGAATTTGAAGATGTACAAATTTCGCTTAGTTCATATATTCCAAGCGGTTATAAATTAGCAGATGGTGCTTCATCTGATATTCGAAGAGGACAAGACAATACCTATTTTGTAGAACTTATTGAAAAACCTAAACCTAAACCAGAACCAAAACCTGAGCCTACTCCGGTTGTTCCTAAAGAAGAAAAAACTCCAGAAATTACAGAGATTATTTCTGAAGGTGGGACACTTATTAATCCTGAAAATGAACGTTACGAAAAACCAACTACAATGCCTAACGTTGAAAGAGGTGCAATTTCAGGAGAGCTTCTAAAAAGCCAAAAAGCTAAAATACAAAGTATTAAAAATATTCTTTCTAAATTATCTTCTGATCCAAATTACAAATTTAACGCAGAGGATTTAAGACCTATTTACGATACTTCTCATCTTTCATCAGATGATGCTAATTTATTCTTTGAGAGATTATCTAAGCTTCTTAATGGTGCAACTTTAAAAGAATTAGGAACAGCTACCGCATTCCCATATCCAGATTTAACAGCTGAACAGCAAAAAATTAGTTTTCAAAATCAAATGAATGCATATTTAAAAAACGCTGATGAATACTTGGCTAAAGGACAAATTTTAGTGTTTGGAACAGATTTTACCAACCCATACCCAAGATGAGGTTTTGCTTCAGATGATGATAACCCAGCTTATGTAAGACAAAAAGAACTTGCTAAAAAACGTGGTTTTGCTCACAGTGGTACAAATGCAAAATATGGAAGAAATGGTGATCAACTTTCTAAAGGTGATTATCCAGGATGAAGTAAAAAACAATCAACTGATAGAAAATACTATTCAAATGGAAAACCACCTGCTTGAAAAACTGATTCAAGTGGAAGACAATGAATTGGTGATGGCGGAATTTCTGTTTGAGAATATACACCAAATGATGATAACTTCGAAGGACTTAAACAAGGTAAACAAAAAATGGCATTTATGGACGCTTCTAACCCTAATGCTGTTAGAGATATCATTTCCTTTTTAAAGAAAAACCCAGAAATCACTGGTTTATTTATCAAAAACATTGGTACAAAAAATCCAGATCAAGATATTACAGATATTTTAAGAAATATTCCAAGTCAAATCAAAAACTTATCATTAGGATTTGATACTCAAAAAATTCTAGGACTTGGAGAACTTAGAAACAAAACATTTACTCAAGTTGAACTTCTTACAAGCCTTAGAAATGCAGATGATAACATTGGTGATGCATCATTACCTAGATATAACTATGGATGAGGAATTGATCCAATTGCGTTCCAAAATGTTTCTTATGTAGCTCATGATTGAACAGCTACTAAAGGATGAGATAATCAAGGATCATCATCTGTTTATTATGGACCAATTCAATTTAATGTTATTCGTCCAGGTAAAGATACAAGCTGAGAGGATGTGAAAAAAGGATTTGACTTAGTGCTTGATACCAAAAAAGATTGAAGAGTATTTAATGGTCAATTTGGTGATCAAGGTTACCCAATTAAAATCGATCTTTCAGAAACCCAATTTACTTCACTTAAAGAAATTAATCTTAGAAAACACAAATTTAGAGTTATTAAATTGCCTTCAAGTGGTTCAAAATTCACTTTAAATATTGCAGATTTAGGTAAAGCTCAATACAGCACAATCTTAGCTGCTTGAGGACCAACAGAAAAACCTAAAATTCTTTTCGGAGATGAAAGAACAAATCAAGTTTATTTAAAAGGAACTCTTTCAGATCTTAGATCTGGAGGTAAATGAGTGCCTGAATTACAAGCTCTTTTAATTGGTATGAAAAACATTGGAACTGTCAAAACAATTATTGTAGATAGTCAAGATGTTCTAAATGTAATTAAAAACTCAGGAGCATGAGATTCTTCATTCACAATTAAATTAGCTTCAGAAAGCAATTCAAACCAAGGAGGTTTTGATTTTGACTAA
- a CDS encoding MSC_0624 family F1-like ATPase-associated membrane protein — protein sequence MTNTNTIPQRKIFSQQMVKNIYKNLILLILFVGILFTLFTFSNYVGNDIVNAKSNDVFVGYENLFNLSNPVFKSRNFAIIFNFTILITAFIYGVYSGYRVWRYSLKNTYSYAFSVVFVIVAIASIILLAIDPINYETDPQNLIIKSVPIIVLLLISCVFEFLLFNNKRKISPSTMLLNVSFFASALLKLFLTIIGFVLLYLFVSDVKVSANEKAIDYLFFSGKNEMFKKIDYALNTNAGGLSFLYHFVLITIALAAIFLSIYPYFFGSYLLNRRKNIYKDLTKIALVSSFAVLIFALANVTKSVEQSSFVVKNSISHIGYLSFSAVAVIIIGSYIAITKFFKNQLNHYNIDSFLLALALLTPFSIAIILRTINFDKFNNYIILVLLSLFVLVLFVYQNFNKTTLNKNNHTIFAISLLLLSLGIFFEVVDAFMIEKGNHLLSSIFILIHLSDILLITNLVFIFGLVITRLYGLFKLFYFIKKVASKKLKLKNVN from the coding sequence TTGACTAATACTAACACAATTCCCCAACGTAAGATTTTTAGTCAACAAATGGTTAAGAACATTTACAAAAACTTAATTTTATTAATTCTTTTTGTAGGTATTTTATTTACATTATTTACATTTTCGAACTATGTAGGTAATGACATTGTCAATGCAAAGTCAAACGATGTCTTTGTAGGCTATGAAAATCTTTTCAATTTATCAAACCCAGTTTTTAAAAGCAGAAACTTTGCAATTATTTTTAATTTCACCATATTAATAACTGCATTTATTTATGGTGTCTATAGTGGTTATCGAGTTTGAAGATACTCTTTAAAAAATACCTATAGTTATGCTTTTTCAGTAGTTTTTGTAATTGTTGCTATTGCTTCAATTATTCTCTTAGCTATTGATCCAATTAATTATGAAACTGATCCACAAAACTTAATTATCAAATCTGTACCAATTATTGTTTTACTACTTATTAGTTGTGTATTTGAGTTTCTGTTATTTAATAATAAAAGAAAAATCTCACCTTCAACAATGCTGCTTAATGTTTCATTTTTTGCATCAGCACTTTTAAAATTATTTTTAACTATTATCGGTTTTGTTCTTCTTTATTTATTTGTTTCTGATGTTAAAGTTAGTGCAAATGAAAAAGCAATTGATTATCTTTTCTTTTCAGGTAAAAATGAAATGTTTAAAAAGATCGATTATGCTTTAAATACTAATGCAGGTGGATTAAGTTTCTTATATCACTTTGTGCTAATTACCATTGCACTTGCAGCGATTTTCTTATCAATTTATCCATATTTCTTTGGTTCATATCTATTAAATAGAAGAAAAAATATTTATAAAGATTTAACTAAAATTGCTTTAGTTTCTTCATTTGCAGTTCTTATTTTCGCTTTAGCAAATGTAACTAAAAGTGTTGAGCAATCAAGTTTTGTTGTTAAAAATAGCATTTCTCACATTGGTTATTTATCATTTAGTGCAGTAGCTGTTATTATTATTGGAAGCTACATTGCAATTACAAAGTTTTTCAAAAATCAATTAAATCATTACAACATTGATAGTTTCTTACTTGCTTTAGCTTTACTGACCCCATTTAGCATTGCAATTATTTTAAGAACCATTAATTTTGACAAATTTAACAATTACATTATTTTAGTTTTACTTTCATTATTTGTTTTAGTTTTATTTGTGTACCAAAACTTTAACAAAACAACATTAAATAAAAATAATCACACTATTTTTGCAATATCTTTATTACTACTTAGTTTAGGAATATTCTTTGAAGTAGTAGATGCATTTATGATTGAAAAAGGAAATCACTTACTTTCATCAATTTTCATCTTAATTCATCTTTCAGATATTTTATTGATAACTAATTTAGTTTTCATTTTTGGACTTGTAATTACAAGACTTTATGGATTATTCAAACTATTTTATTTCATCAAAAAAGTAGCATCAAAAAAATTAAAATTAAAAAATGTTAACTAA
- a CDS encoding MSC_0623 family F1-like ATPase-associated protein, translated as MPIFKRKTKTLAPEVQAYHDMIFKNYHNAKADKFISNEAFINQVLIIANLNKKDELWKKYYHQGYEQFINKNEIRFKNFVLTYERDLRFDLNNLVPTIKNVTNPKVITFNFANSDLEAEAALLECFNKVLVSFLEQGYNVEIFPDVILTFDKNLDKLTVLFSENFVTDAHQEN; from the coding sequence ATGCCAATTTTCAAAAGAAAAACTAAAACACTTGCACCTGAAGTCCAAGCATATCATGACATGATATTCAAAAATTATCATAATGCTAAAGCTGATAAATTCATTTCCAATGAAGCTTTTATCAATCAAGTTCTTATTATTGCTAACTTGAATAAAAAAGATGAGCTTTGAAAAAAATACTACCACCAAGGATATGAGCAATTTATAAACAAAAACGAAATTCGCTTTAAAAATTTCGTTTTAACCTACGAAAGAGACTTGCGTTTTGATTTGAATAATTTAGTGCCAACTATTAAGAACGTAACAAATCCAAAGGTTATTACCTTTAACTTTGCAAATTCAGATCTTGAAGCTGAAGCTGCATTATTAGAATGCTTCAATAAAGTTCTTGTATCGTTTTTAGAACAAGGGTACAATGTTGAAATATTCCCTGATGTGATTTTAACTTTTGATAAAAATTTAGATAAACTTACTGTTTTATTTAGTGAGAATTTTGTAACAGATGCACATCAAGAAAATTAA
- a CDS encoding MSC_0622 family F1-like ATPase gamma subunit, producing MHIKKIKSKLVSLSKLMKIVESKKNITLIDILKLSKRISIYYERAIQSKDIVQTLLEDHNVDSPLLDFSALVSKKSFFNKFKKVAAKKTIWVYITEEEKYSTNSYFKHEKSLQEFFKEGDLMIAIGARAINFATQNGYPILFKSDTNDLDRLANTLPALIESYYQNYGFHNLRFVLNSSKVKNSYLDVLPMESLNFNLNVKNLDLEATIDIKKMNIYPDIKEFIETEMIAYLTYIFYTLLNESALIYLKYKLVAQNQKINDLEKRFKQTKLYMLRGKRELEIEELSLLSKKKDLLHEKGETVNE from the coding sequence ATGCACATCAAGAAAATTAAATCGAAACTTGTTAGTTTATCCAAATTAATGAAAATCGTTGAATCAAAGAAAAACATTACTTTGATTGACATTTTAAAATTATCAAAAAGAATCAGTATTTATTATGAAAGAGCAATTCAATCAAAAGACATTGTGCAAACACTTTTAGAAGATCACAATGTTGATTCCCCACTTTTAGATTTTAGTGCCCTTGTGTCGAAAAAAAGCTTTTTTAACAAGTTTAAAAAAGTTGCAGCTAAAAAAACTATTTGAGTTTATATAACTGAAGAAGAAAAATATTCAACTAACTCATACTTTAAACACGAAAAATCACTTCAAGAATTTTTCAAAGAAGGTGATTTAATGATTGCTATTGGAGCTAGAGCAATTAATTTTGCTACCCAAAACGGTTATCCAATTCTTTTTAAATCAGACACTAATGATTTAGATCGCCTTGCTAACACTCTTCCAGCCTTAATTGAAAGTTACTATCAAAATTATGGATTCCATAACCTTAGATTTGTGCTTAACTCATCAAAAGTTAAAAATTCATATTTAGATGTGCTTCCAATGGAGTCGTTGAATTTTAACTTAAATGTTAAAAATCTTGATTTAGAAGCAACTATTGATATTAAGAAAATGAATATCTACCCAGATATTAAAGAATTTATTGAAACTGAAATGATTGCTTATCTTACTTACATTTTCTATACTTTGCTTAATGAATCAGCTTTAATTTACTTAAAATACAAACTTGTTGCTCAAAACCAAAAAATTAACGATCTTGAGAAAAGATTCAAACAAACTAAGCTTTATATGCTTAGAGGAAAACGTGAATTAGAAATTGAAGAACTTTCTCTTTTAAGTAAGAAAAAAGACTTGCTACATGAAAAAGGAGAAACAGTTAATGAATAA
- a CDS encoding MSC_0621 family F1-like ATPase epsilon subunit, producing MNKITLKFVSESYEVSKMQITKLEINNDLKDYWVTFKPNSVASLRKGFLKITFKDESNSKEKVRYLILNNPFLIYLDNQIELRYKGKLQFYIHQSFDKASLKTMIKQLKEKNNQLNLIKAYQENNIHFYDSFEASKLNDEIFYQSALLNFELIKEEK from the coding sequence ATGAATAAAATTACACTAAAATTTGTCTCTGAATCTTATGAAGTTTCAAAAATGCAAATTACCAAATTAGAAATTAACAACGATCTAAAAGATTACTGAGTTACATTTAAACCGAATTCAGTAGCAAGTTTAAGAAAAGGATTTTTAAAAATTACCTTTAAAGATGAATCTAATTCAAAAGAAAAAGTTCGCTATTTAATTTTAAATAATCCATTTTTGATTTATTTAGACAATCAAATCGAACTTAGATACAAAGGTAAATTACAATTTTACATCCACCAAAGTTTTGACAAAGCAAGCTTAAAAACAATGATTAAACAGCTCAAAGAGAAAAATAATCAACTTAATTTAATTAAGGCTTACCAAGAAAATAATATCCATTTTTATGACAGCTTTGAAGCTTCTAAATTAAATGATGAAATTTTCTATCAAAGCGCACTTCTTAACTTTGAACTTATCAAGGAGGAAAAATAA
- a CDS encoding MSC_0620 family F1-like ATPase-associated subunit, with translation MKHKKTKLFLGSLAPVVIFPTILSLSATGEAAANGNNPSDPNAPSKPTLDPKFDTFGDEVNKITKSKLSTLIDDKILEFRRKAQDLVKTSAASSNDIIKGIYLQKVADYLENNRDKILENPTEYGLNIVYPKIISLNKDLYTTTVIYEGNEYTNIKFGLTASYPSDEIIPSATEDKSLNTTDLSTLREKTYTYYDNLTSEFEDVFANAKDIPTLASKESGNDNNRDITKICYDSDHNGINISLPEGYKSWDEYIRSKVVKRFTAFDLLQNSSDEEEEQDDPYPPITDEEKPNDPLEESELRFVPQLSPILKYEFFDLYKDKIQNESKYQELVSESSKDINRFNNSFYFDNPIFTRYEYKIESLAIENITENSVSKSVLVANVKIIDSLNVGNTRIYKTNFEISADKETSLSREAARNLITATYKRFYDALGIGERIQIKRLGNKSLVTTVYNMIVASNNLIKPSEANDKFETKYFDLIKKYKYLQYNLVGENRKNILPEGEYRTELLNLFLGSLDRLTFSVNKSELNNNQSATGYGYFEYLVVTYKKLALKLKEIMDETRMSIVKSNFKAFNLDLNVLEQGFKTLNDDLDLISGVVNSSSFSIEKKFDHYVNILDQLQKTLVNLSILTTKESLDPEQTKSDGDNPSKKFVKAYNELNETKAIAKETKKTVTSQVIGGIFSFIGLISLISWAILKLSKNKKIKLSRKNSIILFSVSTLTFILGITLIILSLIGGIL, from the coding sequence ATGAAGCACAAAAAAACTAAATTATTTTTAGGTTCATTAGCTCCAGTTGTTATTTTTCCTACTATTTTAAGTCTTTCAGCTACTGGAGAAGCTGCAGCTAATGGTAATAATCCTTCAGATCCAAATGCCCCAAGCAAACCAACTTTAGACCCAAAATTTGATACTTTCGGTGATGAAGTTAATAAAATTACTAAAAGCAAACTTTCAACATTAATTGATGATAAGATTTTAGAATTTAGAAGAAAAGCTCAAGATCTTGTTAAAACTTCAGCTGCTTCTTCAAATGATATTATCAAAGGAATTTACCTTCAAAAAGTTGCTGATTATTTAGAAAATAATCGTGACAAAATTTTAGAAAACCCAACAGAATATGGTTTAAATATTGTTTATCCAAAAATCATTTCATTAAATAAAGATCTTTACACAACTACTGTCATTTATGAGGGAAATGAATATACCAACATTAAATTTGGACTTACAGCTTCATATCCTTCAGATGAAATTATCCCAAGTGCAACTGAAGATAAAAGTCTTAATACAACAGATTTAAGCACTCTTAGAGAGAAAACTTATACCTATTATGATAATTTAACTTCAGAATTTGAAGATGTTTTTGCTAATGCTAAAGACATTCCGACACTTGCATCTAAAGAAAGTGGAAACGATAATAACAGAGATATTACAAAAATTTGTTATGATTCTGATCATAATGGAATTAACATTTCACTTCCAGAAGGATACAAATCGTGAGATGAATATATCCGTTCAAAAGTTGTTAAACGTTTTACAGCTTTTGACTTACTTCAAAACTCTAGTGACGAAGAAGAAGAGCAAGATGACCCATACCCACCTATTACTGATGAAGAAAAGCCAAATGATCCGCTTGAAGAATCAGAGCTTAGATTCGTGCCTCAACTTTCCCCAATTCTTAAATATGAATTTTTTGATTTATATAAAGACAAAATTCAAAACGAATCTAAATATCAAGAACTAGTATCTGAAAGTTCAAAAGATATCAATCGTTTTAATAACAGTTTTTACTTTGATAATCCAATTTTCACAAGATATGAATACAAAATCGAATCATTAGCAATTGAAAATATTACAGAAAATTCTGTTTCTAAATCTGTTTTAGTAGCTAATGTAAAAATTATTGATTCATTAAATGTTGGTAATACACGTATATATAAAACTAATTTTGAAATATCAGCAGATAAAGAAACATCTTTAAGTAGAGAAGCTGCAAGAAACTTAATTACTGCCACATACAAAAGATTTTATGATGCCCTTGGAATTGGTGAAAGAATTCAAATTAAAAGACTTGGAAACAAAAGTTTAGTTACAACCGTTTACAATATGATTGTTGCTTCAAATAATTTAATTAAACCATCAGAAGCAAATGATAAATTTGAAACTAAATATTTTGACTTAATTAAAAAGTACAAGTATCTTCAATACAATCTTGTAGGAGAAAATCGCAAGAATATTCTTCCTGAAGGAGAATATCGGACAGAACTTCTTAACCTATTTTTAGGTTCTCTAGATCGTTTAACATTTAGTGTTAATAAATCAGAATTAAACAATAACCAAAGTGCAACCGGATATGGATACTTTGAATATTTAGTAGTAACATACAAAAAACTTGCTTTAAAACTTAAAGAAATTATGGACGAAACAAGAATGAGCATTGTTAAGTCAAACTTTAAAGCATTTAATTTAGATTTAAATGTTTTAGAACAAGGGTTTAAAACACTTAATGATGATTTAGATCTTATCAGTGGAGTTGTAAATTCAAGCAGCTTTAGCATTGAGAAAAAATTTGATCATTACGTAAATATTTTGGATCAGCTCCAAAAAACACTTGTAAATCTTAGTATTTTAACCACTAAAGAATCACTTGATCCAGAACAAACGAAAAGTGATGGAGATAACCCAAGCAAAAAATTTGTGAAAGCTTACAATGAGTTAAATGAGACTAAAGCAATTGCTAAAGAAACTAAAAAAACAGTTACATCTCAAGTTATTGGTGGTATTTTCAGTTTCATTGGTCTTATCTCTTTAATTAGCTGAGCTATCTTAAAATTATCAAAAAACAAAAAAATCAAATTAAGTAGAAAAAACAGCATTATCTTATTTAGTGTATCTACTTTAACTTTCATATTAGGAATTACTTTAATTATCCTAAGTTTAATCGGAGGAATTTTATAA